From the Saccharomycodes ludwigii strain NBRC 1722 chromosome I, whole genome shotgun sequence genome, one window contains:
- the UTP7 gene encoding Utp7p (similar to Saccharomyces cerevisiae YER082C | UTP7 | U Three Protein), protein MDSKKVHSKKRTNQSKYERNFKNSSKTTKRKIRDKKLKAGLKKLDEQYNEAVSFAAATEYLLPETQGFIETENDLEKTFKVTQDEIKASVDITTANKALDLKLNEFAPYKINYSRNGTHLLICGRKGHIASMDWRKGELRGELFLNETCNDATYLQNEQYFAVAQKKYTFIYDHEGVELHRLKQHVEAKHLSFLPYHYLLATSGQTGWLKYQDISTGALVSELKTKLGPTTSMCVNPWNAVMHLGHGNGTVTLWAPNMSTPLVRLLSGRGPINSIAIDRSGTYMATVSADKSMKIWDIRNFKELHNIDNLPTPGTNVEISDTGLLAMSWGSHVTLWKDALKSNSSSKPYFTSSKIPDRNSPYMSHLFPNNKIENMKFVPFEDLLGVGHSKGVTNLIVPGSGEANFDALELNPFESAKQRQDQEVRSLLYKLPADSISLDPNIIGTVDNKASAIRLKSKDMNNIFADKNSTSEKNIPDIRADVKSKNSGLRGFLRKKTKNVIDERKQRVEHLLKMEKDARQKKIKIERGEISEDHQDPVDEALSRFS, encoded by the coding sequence ATGGATTCCAAAAAGGTACattctaaaaaaagaacaaaccAAAGTAAATATGAAcgtaatttcaaaaattcgtcaaaaacaacaaaaaggaaaattagagataaaaaattaaaggcTGGTTTAAAGAAATTGGATGAACAATATAACGAAGCAGTATCTTTCGCTGCAGCAACCGAATATTTATTACCGGAAACTCAAGGTTTTATTGAAACAGAAAATGACCTagaaaaaacttttaaagtAACGCAAGACGAAATTAAAGCCTCCGTTGACATAACAACTGCTAATAAGGCCTTGGACTTGAAATTGAATGAATTTGCTCCATACAAAATTAACTATTCCAGAAATGGTACCCATTTATTAATCTGTGGTCGTAAGGGCCATATCGCATCTATGGATTGGCGTAAGGGCGAATTGCGTGGTGAGTTATTTTTGAATGAAACATGCAATGATGCTACTTATTTGCAAAATGAACAATATTTTGCAGTTGctcaaaagaaatatacCTTTATCTATGATCACGAAGGTGTTGAACTACATAGGTTAAAGCAGCATGTTGAAGCCAAGCACTTATCGTTTTTGCCTTACCATTACTTATTAGCAACGTCTGGTCAGACAGGTTGGTTAAAATATCAGGATATTTCCACTGGTGCTTTAGTCTCcgaattaaaaacaaaattaggGCCAACAACATCAATGTGTGTAAATCCTTGGAACGCTGTCATGCACTTGGGACATGGAAATGGAACTGTCACATTGTGGGCACCAAACATGTCTACCCCTTTGGTTAGATTATTATCTGGTCGTGGCCCAATAAATAGTATTGCAATTGATAGATCTGGTACATACATGGCAACCGTCTCAGCTGATAAAAGTATGAAAATTTGGGATATACGAAACTTTAAAGAATTACACAACATTGACAATTTACCAACTCCTGGCACTAATGTTGAAATATCAGATACCGGTTTATTGGCTATGAGCTGGGGTTCGCATGTTACACTATGGAAAGATGCTTTAAAAAGCAACTCTTCTAGCAAACCGTATTTCACCTCTAGTAAAATTCCAGATAGAAACTCCCCGTATATGTCACATTTGTTcccaaataataaaatcgAAAATATGAAATTTGTACCCTTTGAGGATTTGTTAGGTGTTGGCCACTCTAAAGGTGTTACCAATCTAATCGTTCCTGGCTCTGGTGAGGCTAACTTTGATGCTTTAGAGCTTAATCCATTTGAATCTGCTAAACAAAGACAAGACCAAGAAGTCAGATCCTTGTTATACAAATTACCAGCTGATTCTATTTCATTGGATCCAAACATTATTGGTACAGTCGATAACAAAGCTTCTGCTATAAGACTAAAAAGTAAAGACAtgaacaatatttttgctGATAAAAATTCCACATccgaaaaaaatattcctGATATTAGAGCTGACGTTAAAAGCAAAAACTCCGGCTTAAGAGGTTTCTTACGTAAAAAAACCAAGAACGTCATCGatgaaagaaaacaaagagTTGAACATCTACtgaaaatggaaaaggATGCCCgccaaaagaaaattaaaattgaacGAGGTGAAATATCAGAAGATCATCAAGATCCAGTAGACGAAGCGCTAAGTAGATTTAGTTGA
- the RPN2 gene encoding proteasome regulatory particle base subunit RPN2 (similar to Saccharomyces cerevisiae YIL075C | RPN2 | Regulatory Particle Non-ATPase): protein MASVSSVSAYLSLLKDPDQSIQLYALKSLNDIADSTWSEISNNISELEEIYDDEHFPERKLVALLASKIYYNLGEYESAVKYALAADEYFNFNESSQYVETVVSQSIQMYISLSTFNYEHQDGPKKIDSKLSNIFEKMIENCIKISEFKLALGIALDAFRLDIVEKILESRKTEDNEANCLKLINYVLSCAITTVSSTPFKDMVLKSLFSTLISFKAPDYFTLSKIAVHLNDHQLAFSFFERINSDGNSTLSYQIAFDLVSSASQRFLEGLVATLNKFEYDPKLLEIFSGLPTADYNNTFLFNNKNIDVMLLDKAKNSMDGKYSLFHNAVSISNAFMHAGTTDDSFVRSNLTWLGKAKNWAKFNATASIGTIHKGNFVMGQKIMAPYLPSSRNPSRYIKGGSLYGLGLIYAGFGKDIIDYLKEQLTANSANAGDEGVDVLLHGASLGIGLASMGTGNAELYDSLKEVLYSDSATSGEAAALGMGLVMLGSGNEQAAGDMYVYAHETQHGNITRGLSIGIALINYERQELANSLIHKMCEDENPLLRYGGAFTIAMAYAGSADNGAVRKLLHIAVSDSDDDVRRAAVTSLGFVMIRDYTTVPRIVELLAKSHNAHVRCGTAFALGISCAGRGLQSAVDILMPLMKDPVDFVRQGAMIALSMVLIQQTEKTNPVVKEVNEHLLNVVTNKHQEGLAKFGACVAQGIMNAGGRNVTIQLENTEMETLNTQGIVGLMVFSQFWHWYPLAHFLSLSFTPTGIIGVRGGDLSIPKFKFNCHTKEDVFDYPPMYEEAVDKVKEKVTTAVLSTTAKAKARANKKNARKDTDTIESKTTKKEGAEPDKQQYENVEKTDDQIKIKYTSSSYKIENATRVLPQQLRYITFSKDERFVPVRKYKGYNGIIVLVDKEPFEPVELIETVRQLGNVDAPLPTPFKLEEDLKFEELS from the coding sequence ATGGCATCAGTTTCATCTGTTTCAGCTTATTTATCGTTACTGAAGGATCCTGATCAGTCAATCCAGCTATATGctttaaaatctttaaatGATATTGCCGATAGCACCTGGTCAGAGAtatctaataatatttcagAATTAGAAGAGATCTATGATGACGAGCACTTCCCAGAAAGAAAGTTGGTTGCTTTACTTGCTTCTAAGATTTACTATAATTTAGGGGAATATGAATCTGCTGTTAAATATGCATTGGCTGCTGACGagtattttaatttcaatgaAAGTAGTCAGTATGTTGAAACCGTTGTTTCTCAAAGCATCCAAATgtatatttctttatctACTTTTAACTATGAACACCAAGATggtccaaaaaaaatagactCCAAGTTGAGTAATATTTTCGAAAAAATGATTGAAAACTGTATCAAAATATCTGAATTCAAATTAGCATTGGGTATCGCTTTAGATGCTTTTAGACTAGATATTGTTGAGAAAATTTTAGAATCAAGAAAAACTGAAGATAATGAAGCTAATTGCTTGAAATTAATCAATTATGTCTTATCATGTGCAATTACCACTGTTTCTTCAACACCATTCAAAGATATGGTTTTAAAAAGCCTATTCTCCACCTTAATCTCTTTCAAGGCACCAGATTACTTTACTTTATCGAAAATTGCAGTTCATTTAAACGATCATCAATTGGCGTTTTCCTTTTTCGAGAGAATCAATAGTGATGGCAATTCGACATTATCGTATCAGATTGCATTTGATTTAGTTTCTTCTGCCTCTCAAAGGTTTTTGGAAGGTTTGGTTGCTACTTTGAATAAATTTGAGTATGATCCAAAATTATTGGAGATATTTTCAGGACTACCGACCGCAGACTATAATAATacgtttttatttaataacaagAATATCGATGTTATGTTGTTAGATAAAGCTAAAAACTCCATGGATGGTAAGTACTCCTTATTTCACAACGCTGTTAGTATTTCCAATGCATTTATGCATGCTGGTACTACTGATGATTCTTTTGTCAGATCTAATTTAACTTGGCTAGGGAAAGCCAAGAATTGGGCAAAGTTTAATGCGACTGCATCGATTGGTACCATTCACAAGGGCAACTTTGTTATGGGCCAAAAGATTATGGCGCCATATTTACCATCTAGTCGTAATCCGTCCCGTTACATAAAGGGGGGTTCTTTATATGGGTTAGGTTTGATTTATGCTGGTTTTGGCAAGGATATCATAGACTACTTGAAAGAACAATTAACCGCCAACAGTGCCAATGCAGGTGATGAGGGCGTGGATGTTTTATTACACGGTGCCTCTTTGGGGATCGGTTTGGCTTCCATGGGGACTGGCAATGCGGAACTTTATGACTCTTTAAAAGAAGTTTTATATTCTGATAGTGCCACTTCTGGCGAAGCAGCTGCGTTGGGCATGGGTTTAGTTATGCTTGGTTCTGGCAATGAACAAGCAGCTGGTGATATGTATGTTTATGCTCACGAAACCCAGCATGGTAACATAACTCGTGGGTTATCCATTGGAATTGCTTTGATTAATTATGAGAGACAAGAGTTGGCCAACTCTTTGATTCATAAGATGTGTGAGGACGAAAACCCGTTATTGCGTTATGGCGGTGCTTTTACTATTGCTATGGCGTATGCTGGTTCTGCCGATAACGGCGCTGTAAGAAAATTATTGCACATTGCAGTTTCTGACTCTGATGATGATGTTAGGAGAGCTGCCGTCACATCTTTAGGTTTTGTTATGATTAGGGATTATACCACTGTTCCAAGGATCGTGGAACTACTAGCCAAGTCGCATAATGCGCATGTGCGTTGTGGTACTGCTTTTGCTTTGGGTATTTCATGTGCTGGCAGAGGGTTGCAATCTGCCGTCGATATTTTAATGCCATTAATGAAGGATCCAGTGGATTTTGTACGTCAAGGCGCTATGATTGCTTTATCCATGGTTTTGATTCAACAGACTGAAAAGACTAATCCAGTTGTCAAGGAGGTGAACGAACATTTACTGAATGTTGTAACTAACAAACATCAAGAAGGGTTGGCCAAGTTTGGTGCTTGTGTTGCTCAAGGTATTATGAATGCAGGTGGCCGTAACGTCACTATTCAATTGGAAAACACTGAAATGGAAACATTGAACACTCAAGGCATTGTTGGGTTGATGGTGTTTTCCCAGTTTTGGCATTGGTATCCATTGGCACactttttatcattatctttCACACCAACCGGTATTATTGGTGTTCGTGGGGGTGATTTAAGCATaccaaaatttaaatttaattgtCATACAAAGGAAGATGTTTTTGATTATCCACCAATGTATGAAGAGGCTGTGGATaaagtaaaagaaaaagttaccACTGCTGTATTATCAACAACGGCAAAGGCTAAGGCTAGAgctaacaaaaaaaatgctagGAAGGATACTGATACTATAGAATCGAAGACTACGAAGAAAGAAGGTGCTGAACCAGATAAACAGCAATATGAAAATGTTGAGAAGACTGACGaccaaattaaaataaaatacacaTCTTCATCATATAAGATTGAAAATGCCACTCGTGTTTTACCTCAGCAATTGAGGTACATTACGTTTTCTAAAGATGAGCGTTTTGTTCCCGTTCGTAAATATAAAGGATACAACGGTATAATAGTTTTGGTAGATAAAGAGCCTTTTGAACCAGTAGAGTTGATTGAGACTGTTAGACAACTAGGGAATGTGGACGCACCACTTCCAACCCCATTCAAGTTGGAAGAGGATTTGAAATTCGAAGAATTGTCGTGA